CTTCTGCCCAAATCTCAATGGCCAAAAGAAATAATGTGGATATGGCTTTAACAATTGCACGTGATGCACGTCAGATGTTAGGTGGTATGGGTATTACCGGTGAATACTCTATCATGCGTCACATGATGAACTTAGAATCTGTTGTGACTTACGAAGGAACACATGACATCCACTTACTGATTACCGGTATGGATATTACCGGTCATGCTGCTTTCAAATAGTAGTTATACAATGCTATAAAAAAAAGAGTTCCGGAAAGAACTCTTTTTTTATATCCAAACTCTTCATAGCTTTGAATAAACAAAAAACAAATAGTTATGAATCTAAGCGAATTTTTAATGCCTGAATTTCAGCATGAAATGGCCAGTACCCGAAAAATGCTGAGTGCCTTACCCGAAGCCGAACTGGATTTTAAACCACACGAAAAAGCAATGAGCCTGGCGGAATTAGCCAATCACCTTGCCGAAATACCAACATGGATTCCCATCACGTTACTGCAACCGGAACTGGATTTCTCTACGCTTAACTATACCCCGACCAACTACAGAACGGTAGCAGCGCTTTTAGAAGCTTTTGATACCAATGTAGCAGAAGCCCAAAAACTACTCCAGGAAGCCCAGAATGAAACGTTTCAGGAACAGTGGACCATGCGAAACGGTGAAACGGTTTATTTCACCCTGCCCAAAATGTCTGTTTACCGGATGTTTGTCATGAACCACACCATTCACCACAGAGGGCAAATGTCGACCTACATCCGATCCGTTGGCGGCAAAGTACCCGGAATGTACGGACCCACAGCCGATGAAAACTAAGAATCACGATAGTTTATAGTTAAATTAATAAAATCAATGTTAAAAGCTTCCCCCGAAACGGGAAGCTTTTTTATTTTTGTAGCAAACTTTTACCATGAATATAAAATCTGTCAACAAAAAAATACAGCCACAAAGGGACATTTTATTGAGCCATCCTTTATACAGTCAGATCCAGAACATAGATGACTTACATTGTTTTCTTGAGGGTCATGTTTATGCTGTTTGGGATTTTATGTCATTATTAAAGGCATTACAGTCCAAACTGACCTGTACGACCACACCCTGGTTTGCGACCAAAAATCCGGAGACCCGCTATCTGATCAACGAGATCGTTCTTGCTGAAGAATCGGATTTATCTCTGGACGGCAAAAGGCTGAGCCATTTTGAAATGTATCTCGATGCGATGCACGCCTGCAATGCAAACACCAGCCAGGTTAATGCTTTTTTGGACAATGTGATCCGTACGCAGAATATTTTTGTATCCATCAAACAAAGCGATCTGCATGCTGATATAAAGGCATTTCTCGATTTTACTTTCCGTGTTATCGAAGAAGGCAAGCCGCATGAAATTGCCGCTGCATTCACTTTCGGAAGAGAAGATCTGATCCCGGGAATGTTTACCGCTATATTGAAACATTTCCAGGCGAATTTCCCGACTACCGATCTTTCCAAACTGATTTATTATTTTGAAAGACATATTGAGCTGGATGCCGACGATCACGGTCCTATGGCTATGCAAATGATTACGGAACTATGCGGTGAAGACAATCAGAAATGGAAAGAAGTGGAAGCTGTTTCCATACTTGCACTGGAAAAACGCATCGGCTTATGGAACGCTATCGAAGCACACATACACCAGAAGCATCTTGCTACAACATAAAACAGAAAAACATCCCAAGGGATGTTTTTTTTTATTTTGATTTCCATATAAATCCGTCCAGTACATAATGGGTAAACTGCGGAACGGCAAGCAGCGGTACCAATACAAAATGAGCCGCCGTAAAGTCCATTCCACGCATCGAGAACTGTTCGTTCCAGACCGCTATTTCCCATATATATTCTTCCAGAAAGGCAATTAAAAGCAGTATTCCCAAATAGAAAACAACGCCTTTAAATTTCGTGAGATACGACATCGCTCCCCATAAAGCAGTACCTTTTCCGTCAATTTCTTTCAAAAAAATCAGTGCCATATATGGTATGCCGTGAGAAACCACATTGAGCATCGTAAAGATCAGATCGTTATTATAGTACACTATACCAAAATACCAGGATAGGGCAGTTCCGGCGATTATTGCATTCTTGGGGATATTAAAAAAACGGTTCTTCCATGCCTTATAACTTACACTGAGTACGTAAACGACTAGTATTAAAAAGTAGAACACCCGGAATATTTCCAGCAAACCTTCATTTTCAAACTGCAAAAACTCGTTTGGCATAAACCAGTTAAAGTTTCTTTCCGGGGAAAAGAACCAATACAACATCGGGTAGCCCGTAACAGTATAGATTACCAGACTGTCAAAATATTTGTTTCTCTTTAATCTGGGTTCATTACGGGAATATAGCCGCATAAATCCATACTGCTGCCTTATAAAATGAAAAACAGCCACATACGCCAATACCGACCAAAAAACCCGGCTGCCAAAGGAGAACAGGACAAGCCCTATACAAAAGCACAGCACCGGCAATCCTATCATCAGTTTTTTTCGCTTCTGAAATTCAGACGAAACAAAATATGTTTTAAATAATGTGGCATAAACATGGGCCACGTCAATAAAAACGATCAGAAAAAGCCAGATATAAAAAGAGTGTTTCGCTTCTATTTCCAGCAGCCATTGCTGACCTAAAACAATAATACCCAAAACCAAAAAAGAGGGCGCTAAAATAAATATGGTATCTGTTTTAGCTCTATGTATCCAGGGCTGCATCATCTATGATTGTATTAACTACATTAATTCCCTGGTGAAAAGCTTCTTCAAAAATTGAAATACCGGATAAATCCGAATGGGCAAAATAGATCTTATTTTCGATTGGCTGTTTTGCTGCTGCTTTGGCTTTGCCAAACAAAAATCCCGGAACCGGGCTTATCATCCCATGTCCTAAAAGATGTATTTCCATTTCTTCAATATTGTCTTCAATATCAGGATGGGCAATTTTTAAATCCTTAATAACCATTTGTTTCCAGAATTCTTTACTTTTCTTATACATTTCCCTTCTACTTTTACCGGAATCGGAAGCAGAAAAACTGTAATAGTAGGTAATTACCTTTCTGGACTGTAATTGCTGTAATGACTGGTGCTGGTCATAGATATACCCCAATCCCTCAGCGCCATAAATCACATTATCCCAACACAGCGGATAGCTGTAATTATCTGAAAGTTCCCTGACAACAAGTGTCGCCAGCAGCCACGGCGCATAATGAAAAGCCTGCGCTATGGGTTTTCTGTCTTTCAGCAAATACTGGTTTACAAATTGCGGGGTGGCTAAAATAACTTTATCTGCCAGTATTTCTATTGTTTCTTTCGTTTCATCATCATACACCCTGGTTACAACTTTATCATTCTGAATCGTAATATTATGAGCCAGATGTCTTTTTAAGGTTTTTCCATCGACATATTGCTTTAAATGAGCTGTCAGTCTTGCATTACCTTCGGCCCATGTTAGTACATTTTCGGCTTTATCAGAAGTTGCATCGTGTTTTCTTGCGGCAAAATAGTGTATACCGGCCCAGGCAGAAACAAATTCAATTCCATATCCGAAATCGTCTCTGCAGCAATAGTCTACATAATTTAATAACGGTCCGGCAGTAAATCCGTTTTCACCGAGCCACTGTTTCATCGTTATGTTATCAAAATCCTTAGCATATTTTTCATTGGAAGACTGCGCTAACGGAATATCAAAAAGGTATTTTCCATCCGATCCTTTTGCGGTTCTGAAAAAATCCATTTTCTCAAAAAACAACTGAAATGCTGTGTTCTCTCCGGTCGTGTTTCCTGATTTCGGAACAAGGCTTTCCTGCCAGCTGTTTTTATAATACAGCCGTTCCTGAGGCGAAAACGTTAATTGTTCTTCATCAAATACCGGGTATCCCTTTTCATCATAACGGACAATAATCTGTGCTTCTTCCAGGAATGCCAACAATTCTTTATCACTGAAATTAGGTAGGGGCAGGTAATGTGCTCCCAACGGGTATTTTGAGTATTTGTTCTCACCGTTTGACGAGTTTCCGCCTACATGATTTTCCAATTCAACGATTAAAAAATCTGTAATTCCTTTTTTAGCAAATTGCCGGGCAGCACTTAAGCCAGTTATTCCGCCGCCAATAATAAGATATGGAGTTGTAATCGTTCTTACCGGTTTTGGAAAATCATTAAGCCTTAGCCGGTGTCCTAAAATATGGTTTGTCCCGGAAAGGCGGATCATGAAGTTAATGACTTTCTCTTTACAGGACTGTAAAACGGAAACCAATAATACGGATGTCGCTATTCCTTTTATAAATGTTCTTCTTGAACTATAGTTTCCCCCACTCTTCATCGAAATAACGTACTAAAATCTGATTATCAAGACGATTGATTTCTACCGAATTTGCAATCATATCTTTTGAAAAATAATTCAATTTATGAAACTGATAGTTATAGAACCGCAATCCGTTTACTTTTCTGTTTACCTTATCAAAAGAGGTTGCAAAGCTATTTGCAGCTATCGTATAGCCCCATTCTCCGAAGGAAGGCACATAGGTATGGTAGGCATCCACCTGAGGAAAGATCTCTTTTACCGTTTTATTGATACACCAGAATGATTTGGGTGCAAAGTAAGGCGACGTTGTCTGCACTACAACGAGCGCATCTTTTGAAAGTATATCGTGCAGTGATTTATAAAAGTTTAAGGAGTATAATTTGCCCAAACTATAGTTAGACGGATCCGGAAAGTCAATAATGGCCACATCAAACTTTTCTTTGCAGTTCTTTGTCCATATATAGGCATCCTGGTTAAACACTTTAACTTTTGCGTCTGTTAAGGAATGCTGATTGAAACCGGTCAGTATTTTATTGGTTTTAAAAAGTTTTGTCATGCCCTCGTCAAGATCGACCAGGGTAATGTTTTTCACCTCTTTATATTTTAATATTTCCCTTACGGCCAGTCCGTCGCCACCACCTAAAACGAGTACATTTTCCACTTTTTTTGCTGCAGCCATTACCGGATGCACGAGTGCTTCATGATAGCGGTATTCGTCGGCAGAGCTGAATTGCAGGTTGTTATTGAGGTATAATTTGTAATCGCTTTTGTTATGTGTCAATACGATACGCTGGTATGGGGTTGAACTGGTATAGACAATATTTTCACCGTATAATTTCCCTTCCGAAAAAGAAAGAATCGCTTCCGAAAAAAGAAATACCAGAAGCAGGAATACGAAAGAGCCTATCGCTTTTGCTTTAAGGAGATAAGGGCGTTTCAATTCGTTTTTTAAAACAAAACACAATACGATGGCAATACTAACATTGATCATCCCAAAAAACAGCGAGGTTCGCATTACGCCAAGCTGCGGCACCAGAACCAGAGGGAATAATATCGAAGCGAGTAAAGCGCCTATATAATCGAATGTGAAAACATTAGATACCAAATCCCTGAAGGCTACCTTATCCTTCAGGATATTCATTAAAAGCGGTATTTCCAGACCAACCAGGCATCCTGTTACAAATACCAGAAGGTATAAGATAAACTGGAAGTAATCGACACTTTCAAATAATAAAAACAGGATTACCGAACTCAGTCCGCCAATTAATCCTACCAGGATCTCAATCTCTACAAAAGTATTGAGCAGGTCTTTCCGGATAAATTTTGAGAAGTAAGAACCTATTCCCATTGAAAAAAGGTACACTCCAATGATGAACGAGAATTGTTTAACCGAATCTCCTAAAAGGTAACTGGCCAGTGTTCCCGCCACCAGCTCATATACCAGACCGCAAGTGGCAATTGTAAATACAGCCATTAGCAGCAGAAATTCAAATTTCAGGTACTTTTTACCCATGTATAGCTGCACTAATAATCATTGATATTCCAATTATAAATGCCGCAAAAACGATGGCAACGGCAATATTATTTTTCTGAACAATTTCTTTCCACGTGTTTTCCGGGGTTAATTTTTCAATGACAAAATAGGCTCCCAAAAGGATCAGTACTCCTAATAGTGAGAAAACAACAGAATTTAAAATCGGTTTTAATGTGATAAGATCCATATATTTTTATTTTTAAAACTATTTATGATAAAAACGTCCAACGTGTGCCCTGCTTCCGTTACTGCTTCCGTATTTTTCTGTTGCAACACAGTCACAGATCCTGTTTCCGGAGAATATAAACTGTAAATACAGCAGATAAACGGCTAGTGCAACCAGCAAAGACCATTTATTATTTTTTATAAAGCTTACAATACTATCCATCTGAAATTAATCGTTTATATAAGGGGAATTCACACTTTCTGCCCATCGCTGTTTTTCAAAATACACGCTTAAATAATACACGATAACCAGAAAAACAATGATTGTTATTACAATTACCCAGACATTCCACATGGAGGCCTGATTCCAGACAGCGGTAACCCTCATATAGGTATTACTATTGTCTTCGGGTGCTTTTTGAGGCGTAATGGTCAAGTGATACTGTCCGGCACTAACACCACAGATACTGAAATCCTCCGATTTATCTCCTTCAGACCAGTTTTCACCATCGGTATAGCCGTGATAATATTCCACATCTTTATTGGCGTAAATTTCTTCACTTGTTTTTTCATTCACCAAAGCTACCTGAACGTTAGCCCAGGAGTTATCTACTTCTGAAAAAACCGCAACCGTTAAAGGTGCTGCTCCTCCTTTTAAAGTAAAAGAAGGCGATATAAATTCTTTATTATTAAATTCACTAAAGTGAAGGTCCTTACTGACAACAACATTTTCCTCCCTGTCGTTATAAACAAACAGATGGGTTAACAGTATCAGCAGCATACAGGAACACAAAATAAGCGCCAGGTTCCGGATATTAAAAACAAATGGCTGTACGATTCCAATGCCAACGGTTGCAGGCACATAATCCGCTTTAAATGCCTTCTTTATTTTACTTTTTGAAATATGTTCGCCGGTGAATACGGTTTTTTCACTATTTATATTTTCTTTCGAAATAATATAAGGCGGCGCTATGTGCTCTGTCATTCTTATTGTCTTTACCGGCAATTCAAAATCAAAATAACCTTCTGCCGAGGCAATTGTAGCACTGGTACTTTCATACAGGCTATACGTAACATCATTATAGGTAATATGCTTCAGTTTCGTGCTTGCCAAATGCGCATCTTCCGTTTCTTCCAGCAATATCCAGTGTCCGTTTGCTTCAGATAAATACCGGAAATTTCCGGCTGCATCCGTTAGTATATATTCCGTCCAAAAGAAATTTTCGGGTATGTTTTTTACAATAATACCCGTTATGGTATACTCGACATTCTTCAAGGTTCCTTTCTGCCCCACTTTCAGTCCGTCATATTCCCGCTTGTAGCTGTATTGTTTTCTAAAAACAAAGTCACCCTCTTTATTGGAAAGGTACACACTTTTACAGCCAGGACAGACAAACTGCACTACTTCAAAATTCACATCAATATCCGTAGCAGTATCACACTGATAACACGTTACTTTCATAAATTATCTGTTAATTTCAAAATCTTTAATAATATCCGCACGAAAGTAACTGATATAATCGTTAGCAATATCTTTAACTTTTCCGGAATTGTCCTGAAGATAATTACACAGGTAAATATCGATTGTCAGCTGATGGAACTCCGGCCAGGTATGAATGCAAATATGGGATTCTTTCAGACATACTGCAATTGTAAAACTATTATTTTCGAAAGAATGTGTTACCAGGCCTACTTTTTCCAGGTTATAGGTTTCCAGAATTTTTTCGGTAAAATCGGCAAAACCCCGGGCATCTTTAAGGATACCGTCGTCCTGTACCGAAAGTGTGAGCAGTTTATGTAAACCGGGTGAATAGGAAGTTTGAATCATTAATTTAATCCCTAAAGGGAAATTTTATAAATACTGTAATTATACGGAGTACTTTATAAAATGTTACAAAAAAAAGCGAAGAAAAATCTTCGCTTTAATATTCCGGTGCTAATTCCACCGCTAATCCGTCTAAATCTTCGGTGATGTGAATCTGGCAACCCAGTCGGCTGTTTGGCTTCACATTAAATGCTTCCGACAGCATGGCTTCTTCGTCATCGCCCATTTCCGGGACCGCTACATCGTTTAAGATATAACACTGACAAGAGGCACACATTGCCATTCCACCGCAGATCCCGATAGTGCCTTCCGGTGCCAGCTCATAGGCTCTGACCAGTTCCATGATATTCATATTCATGTCTGTGGGTGCCTGAACCTCGTGCGTAGCGCCTTCTCTATCGGTAATTGTTATCGTTATATCCTGCGACATTTCTTTTCTATTTACAAAACAGGCTACAGCCCGTTTATTTCTAATCTATCGATTTTACAACTGCTTTTTCAGCTTCTTTACGGGTACCGTCGAAACCGTCCACACCGCTAACCGTTGTATATTTTAACACATATTTTTTACCCGGATTCAGCTTGTTATACACACTCTGACACATCAGCGTAGCTTCGTGGAAGCCGCATAAAATCAGCTTTAATTTTCCAGGATAAATATTGATATCGCCAATAGCATAGATGCCTTCAATATTTGTCTGGTAATCCAGTGCATTGTTCACTTTAATCGCGTTTTTCTCGATTTCCAGTCCCCAGTTTGCAATTGCGCCTAATTTAGGTGTTAATCCAAACAGCGGAATAAAGTAATCCGTAACCACATTCATTCGGGCACCGTTAATTTCGATATCTACCGATTCAACTCGTTCCGATCCTTTAAATCCGACAACTTCTCCCGGTGTAACCAATTTGATTTTTCCCGCTTTTTTCAATTCCTGTACTTTTTCCACAGAATCCAGCGCACCTCTGAACTCGTTTCTTCTGTGAACCAAAGTCACTTCCGAAGCTACATCGGCCAGGAAAATACTCCAGTCCAATGCCGAATCGCCTCCTCCAGAAATAACCACTTTCTTGTTGCGGAATTTTTCCGGATCTTTTACAAAATATTCTACGCCTCTGTCTTCCTGTTCGTAGAATTCCAAATCTTTCAGGATTGGTTTTCTCGGTTCAAAACTACCCAAACCTCCGGCAATCGCAACGGCTTTTGCATGATGCTGCGTTCCTTTATCGGTGGTAACGATAAACGTACCATCTTCCAGTTTTTCTATAGTTTCTGCTTTTTCATTCAGCGTAAAACCAGGCTGGAACTGTTTGATCTGTTCCATCAGGTTGTTCACTAAATCTCCCGCTAAAACGGATGGGTATCCGGGGATATCAAAGATTGGTTTTTTAGGATACAATTCTGTTAATTGTCCTCCGGGCTGCGGAAGACCGTCAATGATATGGCATTTTAATTTTAAAAGTCCTGCTTCAAAAACAGCGAAAAGTCCTGTGGGACCTGCGCCAATAATTAGTATATCTGTTTCAATCATTATTTAATGGATTTTTAAGGACACAAAAGTCCTTAGAATTATTTTCACATTCTATGACAAATATCAAGAAATCTAACAATGGAAAGCATTAAAAAACTATACAGGATAGGATCCTGAAAGCAAAAAGAGTCCCAATTTTCAATATTGTTATCGAAAATTGAGACTTAAATATCCTGAACTTATGCTACATTAACCACAGTCTCGATCTGTGGAGCATATTTTTTTATAGTTGTTTCAACTCCGGCACGCAAGGTCATCTGATTCACGCTACAAGCTGTACAAGCGCCTTCAAGGCGGACTTTCACATGCTTATCATCTTCGATGTCAATGAGTGTGATGTCACCTCCGTCTGAATTCAGGAAGGGACGAATCTCTTCCAGTGCTTTCTCAACGTTTAATTTGATTTCTTCTGTTGTCATTTTATTTCTTTTTTACAGCTGAACATCCAGCCATCGTGGTAATTTTTATTGCTTCTGTAGGAGGCAGACTTTCATTTCTGTCTACTACTTCCTGTACTACGGAACGCGCTAAGTCTTCAAATGCTTTTTCTACCGGAGAAGCGGTCTGTAAAGCCGCCGGACGACCGTAATCGCCTGCTTCCCTGATACTCTGAACAATTGGAATTTCTCCTAAAAACGGCACCTGTAAATCTTCTGCCAGGTTTCGCGCACCTTCTTTTCCGAAGATGTAGTATTTATTATCTGGTAATTCTTCCGGTGTAAAGTAGGCCATGTTTTCAATAATTCCTAAAACCGGAACATTGATGCTTTCTGCCTGGAACATTGCCACACCTTTTTTAGCATCGGCCAAAGCGACTGCCTGTGGCGTACTTACCACTACCGCTCCGGTAATAGGCAATGACTGCATCAGGGACAAATGGATATCTCCGGTTCCCGGTGGTAAATCCAGTAACATAAAGTCTAATTCTCCCCAATCGGCATCAAAAATCATCTGGTTTAATGCTTTTGAAGCCATTGGTCCTCTCCAGATTACTGCCTGATCCGGATTTGTAAAAAATCCGATGGATAGTATTTCCACGCCATAACTCTGAATCGGTTTCATTTTTGATTTGCCGTCCACTTCAACAGAAATAGGTCTGGCCTTTTCAACGTCAAACATGATAGGCATCGACGGTCCGTATACATCGGCATCCAGGACACCAACTTTAAAGCCCATATTAGCCAGTGTTACCGCTAAGTTAGCCGTTACAGTAGATTTTCCTACTCCTCCTTTTCCGGAAGAAACCGCAATAATATTACTGATTCCCGGAATTGATTTGCCTTTAATTTCCGGTTTTTCAGGGGCTTCAACTTTTATATTTACTTTTACTTTGGCTTTATCGTAAACCTGCTCATGAATTACTTTCATGATATCCACCTCAGCACGTTTTTTGATATGCAGTGCCGGCGTGTGCAACAATAAATCGACTACAACCTCATCTCCAAAAGTGATTACATTTTGAACAGCACCACTTTCAACCATATTTTTACCTTCTCCAGCTATGGAAATGGACTCCAATGCTTTAAGAATTTCTTTTCTATCTAATTTCATTATATTATTTTCTTTAAGTCGTTTATTAAGACTGACTCTATCTTGCAAAGATAAGATGAAAAGTTCTTAAAATAAAG
This region of Flavobacterium inviolabile genomic DNA includes:
- a CDS encoding DUF4178 domain-containing protein → MKVTCYQCDTATDIDVNFEVVQFVCPGCKSVYLSNKEGDFVFRKQYSYKREYDGLKVGQKGTLKNVEYTITGIIVKNIPENFFWTEYILTDAAGNFRYLSEANGHWILLEETEDAHLASTKLKHITYNDVTYSLYESTSATIASAEGYFDFELPVKTIRMTEHIAPPYIISKENINSEKTVFTGEHISKSKIKKAFKADYVPATVGIGIVQPFVFNIRNLALILCSCMLLILLTHLFVYNDREENVVVSKDLHFSEFNNKEFISPSFTLKGGAAPLTVAVFSEVDNSWANVQVALVNEKTSEEIYANKDVEYYHGYTDGENWSEGDKSEDFSICGVSAGQYHLTITPQKAPEDNSNTYMRVTAVWNQASMWNVWVIVITIIVFLVIVYYLSVYFEKQRWAESVNSPYIND
- a CDS encoding 2Fe-2S iron-sulfur cluster-binding family protein, whose amino-acid sequence is MSQDITITITDREGATHEVQAPTDMNMNIMELVRAYELAPEGTIGICGGMAMCASCQCYILNDVAVPEMGDDEEAMLSEAFNVKPNSRLGCQIHITEDLDGLAVELAPEY
- a CDS encoding DinB family protein, translated to MNLSEFLMPEFQHEMASTRKMLSALPEAELDFKPHEKAMSLAELANHLAEIPTWIPITLLQPELDFSTLNYTPTNYRTVAALLEAFDTNVAEAQKLLQEAQNETFQEQWTMRNGETVYFTLPKMSVYRMFVMNHTIHHRGQMSTYIRSVGGKVPGMYGPTADEN
- a CDS encoding NifU family protein, with amino-acid sequence MTTEEIKLNVEKALEEIRPFLNSDGGDITLIDIEDDKHVKVRLEGACTACSVNQMTLRAGVETTIKKYAPQIETVVNVA
- a CDS encoding DUF350 domain-containing protein, yielding MDLITLKPILNSVVFSLLGVLILLGAYFVIEKLTPENTWKEIVQKNNIAVAIVFAAFIIGISMIISAAIHG
- a CDS encoding NAD(P)/FAD-dependent oxidoreductase, yielding MIETDILIIGAGPTGLFAVFEAGLLKLKCHIIDGLPQPGGQLTELYPKKPIFDIPGYPSVLAGDLVNNLMEQIKQFQPGFTLNEKAETIEKLEDGTFIVTTDKGTQHHAKAVAIAGGLGSFEPRKPILKDLEFYEQEDRGVEYFVKDPEKFRNKKVVISGGGDSALDWSIFLADVASEVTLVHRRNEFRGALDSVEKVQELKKAGKIKLVTPGEVVGFKGSERVESVDIEINGARMNVVTDYFIPLFGLTPKLGAIANWGLEIEKNAIKVNNALDYQTNIEGIYAIGDINIYPGKLKLILCGFHEATLMCQSVYNKLNPGKKYVLKYTTVSGVDGFDGTRKEAEKAVVKSID
- a CDS encoding S-adenosylmethionine decarboxylase family protein; the protein is MIQTSYSPGLHKLLTLSVQDDGILKDARGFADFTEKILETYNLEKVGLVTHSFENNSFTIAVCLKESHICIHTWPEFHQLTIDIYLCNYLQDNSGKVKDIANDYISYFRADIIKDFEINR
- a CDS encoding Mrp/NBP35 family ATP-binding protein encodes the protein MKLDRKEILKALESISIAGEGKNMVESGAVQNVITFGDEVVVDLLLHTPALHIKKRAEVDIMKVIHEQVYDKAKVKVNIKVEAPEKPEIKGKSIPGISNIIAVSSGKGGVGKSTVTANLAVTLANMGFKVGVLDADVYGPSMPIMFDVEKARPISVEVDGKSKMKPIQSYGVEILSIGFFTNPDQAVIWRGPMASKALNQMIFDADWGELDFMLLDLPPGTGDIHLSLMQSLPITGAVVVSTPQAVALADAKKGVAMFQAESINVPVLGIIENMAYFTPEELPDNKYYIFGKEGARNLAEDLQVPFLGEIPIVQSIREAGDYGRPAALQTASPVEKAFEDLARSVVQEVVDRNESLPPTEAIKITTMAGCSAVKKK
- a CDS encoding DUF3050 domain-containing protein, whose product is MNIKSVNKKIQPQRDILLSHPLYSQIQNIDDLHCFLEGHVYAVWDFMSLLKALQSKLTCTTTPWFATKNPETRYLINEIVLAEESDLSLDGKRLSHFEMYLDAMHACNANTSQVNAFLDNVIRTQNIFVSIKQSDLHADIKAFLDFTFRVIEEGKPHEIAAAFTFGREDLIPGMFTAILKHFQANFPTTDLSKLIYYFERHIELDADDHGPMAMQMITELCGEDNQKWKEVEAVSILALEKRIGLWNAIEAHIHQKHLATT
- a CDS encoding polyamine aminopropyltransferase gives rise to the protein MAVFTIATCGLVYELVAGTLASYLLGDSVKQFSFIIGVYLFSMGIGSYFSKFIRKDLLNTFVEIEILVGLIGGLSSVILFLLFESVDYFQFILYLLVFVTGCLVGLEIPLLMNILKDKVAFRDLVSNVFTFDYIGALLASILFPLVLVPQLGVMRTSLFFGMINVSIAIVLCFVLKNELKRPYLLKAKAIGSFVFLLLVFLFSEAILSFSEGKLYGENIVYTSSTPYQRIVLTHNKSDYKLYLNNNLQFSSADEYRYHEALVHPVMAAAKKVENVLVLGGGDGLAVREILKYKEVKNITLVDLDEGMTKLFKTNKILTGFNQHSLTDAKVKVFNQDAYIWTKNCKEKFDVAIIDFPDPSNYSLGKLYSLNFYKSLHDILSKDALVVVQTTSPYFAPKSFWCINKTVKEIFPQVDAYHTYVPSFGEWGYTIAANSFATSFDKVNRKVNGLRFYNYQFHKLNYFSKDMIANSVEINRLDNQILVRYFDEEWGKL
- a CDS encoding NAD(P)/FAD-dependent oxidoreductase translates to MKSGGNYSSRRTFIKGIATSVLLVSVLQSCKEKVINFMIRLSGTNHILGHRLRLNDFPKPVRTITTPYLIIGGGITGLSAARQFAKKGITDFLIVELENHVGGNSSNGENKYSKYPLGAHYLPLPNFSDKELLAFLEEAQIIVRYDEKGYPVFDEEQLTFSPQERLYYKNSWQESLVPKSGNTTGENTAFQLFFEKMDFFRTAKGSDGKYLFDIPLAQSSNEKYAKDFDNITMKQWLGENGFTAGPLLNYVDYCCRDDFGYGIEFVSAWAGIHYFAARKHDATSDKAENVLTWAEGNARLTAHLKQYVDGKTLKRHLAHNITIQNDKVVTRVYDDETKETIEILADKVILATPQFVNQYLLKDRKPIAQAFHYAPWLLATLVVRELSDNYSYPLCWDNVIYGAEGLGYIYDQHQSLQQLQSRKVITYYYSFSASDSGKSRREMYKKSKEFWKQMVIKDLKIAHPDIEDNIEEMEIHLLGHGMISPVPGFLFGKAKAAAKQPIENKIYFAHSDLSGISIFEEAFHQGINVVNTIIDDAALDT